The sequence below is a genomic window from Salicibibacter cibarius.
TGCGCCATCTCCGTCACCTTGTTCTGAATCCCTTTCTTTCGCCAGTAACGGAGTTTGAAGCGAAGTTTCTTTGCGCCCCAAAACCCTTTCGGCGTTTTCATTTTATCAAGGTACTCAAAAACAATAACATCACAATCATTCTCGCTCGCAAATGTAATAATTTCATGCGACGTACCATTCACGATGTGTTTTTGAAGCCCGTTGATACCACGCCAAAAATTAGGCGCAGCAATCCAACCCGACGTTCGTTGCGCTTTGCGTAGTTTGTTCGTCAACGTATATAACCGGTCTTTTTCTTTGGGCTGATTGACAAACTTACGAGCCAAGACAGTGCCTTTTATATCCACGACTGAACAAACCGCAGAGTTGTTAATGCCGAGATCTACCGCACACACTTTTTGGTCGTTGATTTTTGTTTTATTTAATGTCACTTTTGATTGATAGCTGAAATTGAGGAAATACTTCTTACCGACTTTAACAAGCGTAGGGTTGCTTTCTTTCCAATCCCAAACGCCACGTTTATATAAGTCTTGGTCTTTGAAGGTGATATCCACCCATACCCAATCATTGTTATGAAAAATTTTGATTTGAGCCGTTGAATCAGATGTCCGTTTAAACATATTTCCTCGATAAAACACTGGAAACGCTTTGTGTTTTAATTGCAACTTCGGAGGACTATTTTTAAAATGTTTCCCCTCAGAAAGCGCAATTGCCTTTTCTTCTTCCCAGTTACGTAAATTGGAGCGATAGCTTTTCACTTTCCCGAAAGCCGAAGCAATAGCACTTCTGTGAAAATACGAAGGGAATTTATAAAATCGGGCATTAAATGCCCGGTACTTCGG
It includes:
- a CDS encoding transposase, whose translation is MNIAKTLSHKITNHSRIFDATLDVYNDALAFIIEVIDTEFDNLDEMTTKSIVPAVERLIHTTTSNPSPKYRAFNARFYKFPSYFHRSAIASAFGKVKSYRSNLRNWEEEKAIALSEGKHFKNSPPKLQLKHKAFPVFYRGNMFKRTSDSTAQIKIFHNNDWVWVDITFKDQDLYKRGVWDWKESNPTLVKVGKKYFLNFSYQSKVTLNKTKINDQKVCAVDLGINNSAVCSVVDIKGTVLARKFVNQPKEKDRLYTLTNKLRKAQRTSGWIAAPNFWRGINGLQKHIVNGTSHEIITFASENDCDVIVFEYLDKMKTPKGFWGAKKLRFKLRYWRKKGIQNKVTEMAHYQGTRMSRVNARNTSKLAFDGFGEVERNWKKDIATFSSGKVYHADLSASYNIGARYFVRGIQKSMSEMTWLSLQAKVPDVAKRTYTTLSSFISLTKALESPEAS